Proteins co-encoded in one Actinomadura luteofluorescens genomic window:
- a CDS encoding PP2C family protein-serine/threonine phosphatase produces MNVAIRYAAGSDIGCNRENNEDSGYAGARLIAVADGMGGYAGGEVASSTVIGSLRSLDTDAHKDDLVDMLGRAVAEANEKLRIVREERPDLSRMGTTLTAMLWSGESVALAHVGDSRGYLLRDGELFQMTQDHTMDELLKAEAEQAGQQADPAETSRLSHVLYRVLDGREDREPDLRLREARLGDRYLLCSDGLSGPVDAQKIYEVLSAEAEPQRAVDRLIEMARDNGGPDNITAVIADVVEAEHLAGSDEPVVVGAAAQA; encoded by the coding sequence ATGAACGTAGCAATCAGGTACGCAGCAGGCAGCGACATCGGGTGCAACCGGGAGAACAACGAGGACTCCGGGTACGCCGGTGCGCGGTTGATCGCGGTCGCGGACGGCATGGGCGGGTATGCGGGCGGCGAGGTCGCGAGCTCGACCGTGATCGGCTCACTGCGCTCGCTGGACACCGATGCCCATAAAGACGATCTTGTCGACATGCTGGGCCGCGCCGTGGCCGAGGCCAACGAGAAGTTGCGCATCGTCCGGGAGGAACGCCCCGACCTGAGCCGGATGGGCACCACGCTCACCGCCATGCTCTGGTCCGGCGAGTCCGTCGCGCTGGCGCACGTCGGTGACTCGCGCGGCTACCTGCTGCGCGACGGCGAGCTCTTCCAGATGACGCAGGACCACACCATGGACGAGCTGCTCAAGGCGGAGGCCGAGCAGGCCGGCCAGCAGGCCGATCCCGCCGAGACGTCCCGGCTCTCGCACGTGCTGTACCGCGTGCTGGACGGGCGCGAGGACCGCGAGCCCGACCTGCGGCTGCGCGAGGCCCGCCTCGGCGACCGGTATCTGCTGTGCTCCGACGGCCTGAGCGGCCCGGTCGACGCGCAGAAGATCTACGAGGTGCTGTCCGCGGAGGCCGAGCCGCAGCGCGCCGTCGACCGGCTGATCGAGATGGCCCGCGACAACGGCGGCCCCGACAACATCACCGCCGTCATCGCCGACGTCGTCGAGGCCGAGCACCTCGCCGGCTCCGACGAGCCCGTCGTCGTCGGCGCCGCCGCCCAGGCCTGA
- a CDS encoding SDR family NAD(P)-dependent oxidoreductase — protein MKTALITGASRGLGRALARTLADNGWNLVIDARDAVALSAAAADTGATAIPGDVADPAHRAALARAVESGLDLLVNNASTLGPTPMPRLASLPEDALADAFATNVLAPLALIRAVLPGLRERRGAILNITSDAAVEGYETWGGYGASKAALEQLSNVLAAEEPDVAVWWADPGEMNTAMLRAAGEDADAAPPPEEAAAALYRLVAGRLPSGRYRAADLADAR, from the coding sequence ATGAAGACGGCACTGATCACCGGAGCCTCCCGGGGCCTCGGCCGGGCGCTCGCCCGCACCCTCGCCGACAACGGCTGGAACCTCGTCATCGACGCCCGTGACGCCGTCGCCCTGTCCGCCGCCGCGGCCGATACCGGCGCCACGGCGATCCCCGGGGACGTCGCCGATCCCGCGCACCGGGCCGCCCTCGCCCGCGCGGTCGAAAGCGGGCTCGATCTGCTCGTCAACAACGCGAGCACGCTCGGCCCGACGCCGATGCCCCGGCTCGCCTCGCTTCCCGAGGACGCCCTGGCGGACGCGTTCGCGACGAACGTCCTCGCGCCGCTCGCGCTGATCCGGGCCGTCCTGCCAGGGCTGCGGGAGCGGCGCGGCGCGATCCTCAACATCACGTCGGACGCGGCCGTGGAGGGCTACGAGACGTGGGGCGGCTACGGGGCGTCGAAGGCTGCGCTGGAGCAGCTGTCGAACGTCCTCGCGGCCGAGGAGCCCGACGTGGCCGTCTGGTGGGCGGATCCGGGCGAGATGAACACCGCCATGCTCCGCGCGGCGGGCGAGGACGCGGACGCGGCCCCGCCGCCCGAGGAGGCCGCCGCCGCGCTGTACCGGCTCGTCGCCGGCCGCCTTCCGAGCGGGCGCTACCGCGCGGCGGACCTGGCGGACGCGCGATGA
- a CDS encoding response regulator, translated as MSAARGPIRVLIADDHPVVRQGLRTFLGIQDDIEVVGEAEDGTSAVTLAESLEPDIVLMDLKMPGADGLTALAELRARGVTARVLVLTSVTERGHVLPAVQAGAAGYLYKDVDPQALVQAIRAVNDGHVLFAPDAAEAMLRNGTAGDAGRDDRGLAALTEREREVLVHIARGRSNREIARALVVSEKTVKTHVSNLLMKLGVQDRTQAALYAVRHGVGNTSAAGETGKTTARG; from the coding sequence GTGAGCGCCGCGCGGGGGCCGATCCGGGTGCTGATCGCCGACGACCATCCCGTCGTCCGGCAGGGCCTGCGGACCTTCCTCGGCATCCAGGACGACATCGAGGTCGTGGGCGAGGCCGAGGACGGCACGTCGGCCGTGACGCTGGCCGAATCCCTGGAGCCCGATATCGTGCTCATGGACCTCAAGATGCCGGGCGCCGACGGCCTGACCGCGCTGGCGGAGCTGCGGGCTCGCGGAGTGACGGCACGGGTCCTCGTCCTGACCAGCGTGACGGAACGCGGGCACGTGCTGCCGGCGGTCCAGGCCGGGGCGGCCGGATACCTGTACAAGGACGTCGACCCGCAGGCGCTCGTCCAGGCGATCCGGGCGGTCAACGACGGGCACGTCCTGTTCGCGCCCGACGCGGCCGAGGCGATGCTGCGGAACGGGACGGCGGGTGACGCGGGAAGGGACGACCGCGGCCTCGCCGCGCTGACCGAACGGGAACGGGAGGTGCTCGTGCACATAGCGCGGGGCAGGTCGAACCGGGAGATCGCCCGCGCCCTCGTGGTGTCCGAGAAGACGGTCAAGACGCACGTCAGTAATCTGCTCATGAAACTGGGAGTCCAGGATCGGACGCAGGCGGCCCTGTACGCGGTCCGGCACGGTGTGGGAAACACGAGTGCCGCCGGGGAAACCGGGAAGACCACTGCCCGCGGCTGA
- a CDS encoding GAF domain-containing sensor histidine kinase produces MVTDEGRHGDQGATLHAVSSAVLAVTRHLSVHEVLQVIVRAAAQLLDARYAALGVPDDEGSFAEFVVEGVSEEDWERIGPLPRQHGMLAAMLKGDAPKRLGDIRKEPEFEGWPVAHPVLKDFLGVPIRDGEDVLGIVFLANKRRPGGFTQDDEDLLTLFAAHAAIAMANARLYEHNRELTVVAERNRLARELHDAVAQKLFSLRLTARTASALAERDPVRTVQELQQVETLAAEALAELRAVIFELRPADLADGLVASLRKHVDVLDRAHESTVRLCADEAIVLPEEHEAVAFRITQEALYNALRHAKASTVQVRLRTEDERAVLEVSDDGAGFDASDTEPQGGLGLTSMRERAYSIGGELAIDAAPGEGTTVRLVVPL; encoded by the coding sequence ATGGTGACGGACGAGGGCCGCCACGGCGACCAGGGCGCGACCCTGCACGCCGTCAGCTCCGCCGTGCTCGCGGTGACCCGCCACCTGTCCGTGCACGAGGTGCTCCAGGTGATCGTCCGGGCGGCCGCCCAGCTGCTGGACGCCCGGTACGCGGCCCTCGGGGTGCCCGACGACGAGGGCTCGTTCGCCGAGTTCGTCGTCGAGGGCGTCTCGGAGGAGGACTGGGAGCGGATCGGCCCGCTGCCCCGCCAGCACGGGATGCTCGCCGCGATGCTCAAGGGCGACGCGCCGAAGCGGCTCGGCGACATCCGCAAGGAGCCCGAGTTCGAGGGCTGGCCGGTCGCGCACCCCGTCCTGAAGGACTTCCTCGGCGTGCCGATCCGCGACGGCGAGGACGTCCTCGGCATCGTCTTCCTGGCCAACAAGCGCCGGCCCGGCGGCTTCACCCAGGACGACGAAGACCTGCTCACCCTGTTCGCCGCGCACGCCGCGATCGCGATGGCGAACGCCCGCCTGTACGAGCACAACCGCGAGCTGACGGTCGTCGCCGAACGCAACCGCCTCGCCCGCGAGCTGCACGACGCCGTCGCGCAGAAGCTGTTCTCGCTGCGGCTGACGGCCCGCACCGCGTCCGCGCTGGCCGAGCGCGACCCGGTCCGGACCGTCCAGGAACTCCAGCAGGTGGAGACGCTCGCGGCCGAAGCCCTCGCCGAGTTGCGCGCCGTCATCTTCGAGCTGCGTCCCGCCGATCTGGCCGACGGTCTCGTGGCGTCGCTGCGCAAGCACGTCGATGTGCTCGACCGCGCGCACGAGTCCACCGTCCGCCTCTGCGCCGACGAAGCGATCGTCCTGCCGGAGGAGCATGAGGCCGTCGCCTTCCGCATCACCCAGGAGGCGCTCTACAACGCGCTGCGCCACGCCAAGGCGAGCACCGTGCAGGTGCGGCTCCGCACTGAGGACGAACGGGCCGTGCTAGAGGTCTCCGACGACGGCGCCGGTTTCGACGCGTCCGATACGGAGCCCCAAGGCGGCCTGGGCCTGACCTCCATGCGCGAGCGGGCGTACTCGATCGGCGGCGAGCTCGCGATCGACGCCGCGCCCGGCGAGGGCACGACCGTCCGGCTGGTGGTGCCGCTGTGA